The Flavobacterium piscisymbiosum genome includes a region encoding these proteins:
- a CDS encoding suppressor of fused domain protein yields MTLDEYKKQFSEDDAVGWLSIDQEFDRLYPNQEPKHYVPPIPYMLGGEDPLDGISVYESKNQTDHLHFVTYGFSELYYNEEKLDDEFSKWGFELTFRLKPFEPDNGNPSWAIVMLQNIARYVFDSGNWFEEFHYMPANGPIRLDTDTDITALLIVADPEIEKKQTPHGEVSFLQIVGITSAEYEHLKENPQTAEELAHKLKENNPLLITDLTRK; encoded by the coding sequence ATGACATTAGACGAATACAAAAAACAATTTTCAGAAGACGATGCTGTCGGCTGGTTATCCATAGATCAGGAGTTTGATCGTCTTTACCCCAATCAGGAACCCAAACATTATGTACCGCCAATACCTTATATGCTGGGCGGCGAAGATCCGCTTGACGGCATAAGCGTTTACGAAAGTAAAAACCAAACAGATCACCTTCATTTTGTAACCTACGGATTTTCAGAATTATATTATAACGAAGAAAAATTAGACGATGAATTTAGCAAATGGGGATTCGAACTTACCTTTCGATTAAAACCTTTTGAACCAGACAACGGAAATCCAAGCTGGGCCATTGTAATGCTTCAAAATATTGCCCGATATGTATTCGACAGCGGCAATTGGTTCGAAGAATTTCATTACATGCCGGCAAACGGTCCAATCAGACTTGACACAGACACCGATATCACTGCTTTATTGATTGTAGCCGATCCCGAAATCGAAAAAAAGCAAACCCCACATGGCGAAGTTTCTTTTCTGCAAATCGTAGGAATCACCTCTGCCGAATACGAACATTTAAAAGAAAATCCCCAAACAGCCGAGGAATTAGCCCATAAACTCAAAGAAAACAATCCTTTGTTGATTACGGATCTCACGAGAAAATAA
- a CDS encoding PhzF family isomerase, giving the protein MKKRITYQIDSFTKEKFKGNPAGVVVNADGLNDYQMQQIARELNNSETAFLFHPDSADCDGVIRYFTPNTEVPICGHATIAAMYAKAIEEKLDSCILRFKTKVGILPFEIIKKEDDYQILMTQGSFELSETFNSVLSQKMITALGLEKSDLDKTCPIQIASTGHSKVMIGIKSRAKLNNLSPNYNDLTHLSKEINCNGYFVFTFDSDDKGILTYGRMFAPAIGINEDPVTGNANGPLGGYLVQNKIVDSKNNEFEFNGRQGEKIDRLGVIKVKVSIEDNKPTLIQIKGDAVVVFRTEIEI; this is encoded by the coding sequence ATGAAAAAACGAATAACATACCAAATAGATTCTTTTACAAAAGAAAAATTCAAAGGAAACCCGGCTGGAGTTGTTGTAAATGCAGACGGATTGAATGACTACCAAATGCAACAAATTGCCAGAGAACTCAACAATTCTGAAACTGCCTTTCTTTTTCATCCAGATAGTGCAGATTGCGATGGCGTTATTCGCTACTTTACCCCAAATACCGAAGTTCCAATTTGCGGACATGCTACAATCGCTGCAATGTATGCAAAAGCTATCGAAGAAAAACTGGATTCTTGTATTCTGAGATTCAAAACAAAAGTGGGCATTCTTCCTTTTGAAATAATAAAAAAAGAAGATGATTATCAAATTCTAATGACTCAGGGAAGTTTTGAACTAAGCGAAACATTTAACTCTGTTTTATCTCAAAAAATGATAACTGCATTAGGACTCGAAAAATCAGATCTTGACAAAACATGTCCCATTCAGATAGCTTCTACCGGGCATTCTAAAGTAATGATTGGAATAAAAAGCAGGGCAAAACTCAACAATTTATCACCTAATTATAATGATTTAACCCATTTAAGCAAAGAGATCAATTGCAATGGTTATTTTGTTTTTACCTTCGATTCTGATGACAAAGGTATTCTTACTTACGGAAGAATGTTCGCTCCGGCAATTGGCATAAACGAAGATCCGGTTACCGGAAATGCAAACGGACCACTTGGCGGTTATTTGGTACAAAATAAAATAGTAGATTCAAAAAACAACGAGTTTGAGTTCAATGGAAGGCAAGGTGAAAAAATAGATCGTCTTGGCGTAATAAAAGTTAAAGTTAGTATTGAAGATAACAAACCAACATTGATTCAAATTAAAGGCGACGCGGTAGTTGTTTTTAGAACTGAAATAGAAATTTAA
- a CDS encoding DUF2306 domain-containing protein: MIQEQIIKVLIYSHALFGGVALLSGLISLIAKKGKKTHKKSGKLFYYCMLLSALTALIIASLPQHESPFLFAIGIFSSYFIITGYRALRFKNKNINLKTDKIISAIMMFTGGLMILYNPLVHQKVNIVLSVLGIVGLVFSTRDLILYNNTDKLYNAWLKLHLGKMIGGYISATTAFVVVNNFFPSFYGWFIPGTIGGFYIVYWIKKVSKKQQAQIRLQ, encoded by the coding sequence ATGATTCAAGAACAAATCATAAAAGTCCTAATCTATTCTCACGCCTTATTTGGCGGCGTTGCTTTACTTTCGGGCCTTATTTCATTAATCGCTAAAAAAGGAAAAAAAACACATAAAAAATCCGGAAAGCTTTTTTACTATTGCATGCTTTTATCAGCTTTGACTGCTTTAATTATCGCTTCGCTGCCGCAGCATGAAAGTCCTTTTTTATTCGCTATCGGGATTTTTAGTTCTTATTTTATCATAACGGGTTACAGAGCCTTACGATTCAAAAATAAAAACATCAATCTTAAAACAGACAAAATAATCTCTGCAATTATGATGTTTACAGGAGGTTTAATGATTTTATATAATCCTCTTGTTCATCAAAAAGTAAATATTGTTTTAAGTGTTTTGGGTATCGTAGGACTAGTTTTCTCGACCAGAGATTTAATACTTTACAATAACACTGATAAATTATACAATGCCTGGCTAAAATTACATTTAGGAAAAATGATTGGCGGATATATTTCAGCAACAACAGCTTTTGTGGTAGTAAACAATTTCTTCCCAAGTTTTTACGGCTGGTTTATTCCCGGAACAATAGGTGGATTTTATATTGTTTACTGGATAAAAAAGGTAAGTAAAAAACAGCAAGCACAAATACGATTACAATAA
- a CDS encoding GNAT family N-acetyltransferase produces the protein MEIREIKNSDFDTLRTLFLKERQATFSWLNPSKFKLDDFEKHIKGELVLVAIDENIPVGFISIWMPNNFIHHFYIDQKYQGKGIGTLLLKAAIQQTNFPITLKCLEENRKAVAFYRKKGFIEKERGPSEHGDYILFELPENIN, from the coding sequence ATGGAAATAAGAGAAATTAAAAATTCTGATTTTGATACTTTAAGAACCTTATTCTTAAAAGAAAGACAAGCGACTTTTTCATGGCTCAATCCTTCAAAATTTAAATTAGATGATTTTGAAAAGCATATAAAAGGAGAATTGGTTTTGGTCGCAATCGACGAAAATATTCCAGTTGGTTTTATTTCGATCTGGATGCCTAATAATTTTATTCACCATTTCTATATCGATCAAAAATATCAGGGCAAAGGCATTGGGACTTTACTATTGAAAGCCGCAATTCAGCAAACCAATTTTCCTATAACATTAAAATGTTTAGAAGAAAATAGAAAAGCCGTTGCGTTTTATAGAAAAAAAGGCTTTATCGAAAAAGAAAGAGGACCATCAGAACATGGTGACTATATTCTATTCGAGTTGCCGGAAAATATTAATTAA
- a CDS encoding SRPBCC family protein, with translation MSATDFTTSIKVDQSPKEVFDAVTNVRGWWSEEIEGNTAQLNDVFDYHYEDVHRCKIKLIEVIENQKVVWLVEENYFKFTEDKTEWTGTKPTFEISEKDGKTELKFTHFGLNPEYECFEICRDSWTNYIQNSLKKLITTGKGEPNASGKPQTENEKKLSEK, from the coding sequence ATGAGTGCAACAGATTTTACCACAAGCATAAAAGTAGACCAATCTCCTAAAGAAGTTTTTGATGCCGTTACGAATGTTCGGGGTTGGTGGTCTGAAGAAATTGAAGGCAATACGGCTCAGCTTAACGATGTATTCGATTATCATTATGAAGATGTTCATCGCTGCAAAATAAAACTGATCGAGGTAATTGAGAATCAGAAAGTCGTTTGGCTGGTCGAAGAAAACTATTTTAAATTTACGGAAGATAAAACGGAATGGACAGGCACGAAACCTACTTTTGAAATCTCTGAAAAAGACGGAAAAACCGAACTTAAGTTTACGCATTTTGGTTTGAATCCGGAATACGAATGTTTTGAAATCTGCCGGGATTCCTGGACAAATTATATTCAGAATAGTTTGAAAAAGCTTATCACAACCGGAAAAGGAGAACCAAATGCAAGCGGAAAACCTCAAACCGAAAATGAGAAAAAATTGTCTGAAAAATAA
- a CDS encoding NmrA family NAD(P)-binding protein, with translation MKITITGSLGNISKPLAQELVQKGHEVTVISSSAEKKAEIEDLGASSAIGSVEDPAFLTKAFTGADSVYCMIPRANYFDPNLDLDAFTRKIGNNYAEAIKNSGVKRVVFLSSIGAHLEQNSGIIQRYNEIETILKKLDDVSITFMRPTSFFYNLLAYIPSIKSQGIIAANYGGDRMIPWVSPNDIAAAIAEEITTPLDGKKVRYVSSEELTGDETVRILGEAIGKPDLKWVLISDEETLNGLVNVGMQPKIAEGLVEMYAGLYNGLLGEDYIKNRPAEMGKTKLANYAKEFAAIYKQK, from the coding sequence ATGAAAATTACAATTACAGGTTCTTTAGGGAACATTAGCAAACCATTGGCACAAGAATTAGTGCAAAAAGGACATGAAGTTACAGTAATTAGCAGCAGTGCTGAAAAGAAGGCCGAAATTGAAGATTTGGGAGCTTCATCAGCCATAGGTTCTGTCGAAGACCCAGCTTTCTTAACCAAAGCTTTTACAGGCGCAGATTCGGTTTATTGTATGATTCCGCGTGCGAATTATTTTGATCCCAATTTGGATCTTGATGCTTTTACGCGTAAAATTGGAAATAATTATGCCGAAGCTATTAAAAATTCCGGCGTAAAACGTGTGGTATTTTTAAGCAGTATTGGGGCACATTTAGAGCAGAATTCAGGAATAATTCAGCGTTATAATGAGATCGAAACTATTTTGAAAAAGCTTGACGATGTTTCGATTACGTTTATGCGTCCAACTTCTTTCTTTTACAATTTGCTGGCTTATATACCGTCGATCAAATCGCAAGGCATTATTGCAGCTAATTATGGTGGTGACAGAATGATTCCGTGGGTTTCTCCAAATGATATTGCTGCTGCAATTGCTGAGGAAATCACAACTCCGCTTGACGGAAAAAAAGTTCGTTATGTTTCGAGCGAAGAACTTACAGGCGATGAAACAGTTCGTATTTTAGGCGAAGCTATAGGCAAACCGGATTTAAAATGGGTTTTAATCAGTGATGAAGAAACACTAAACGGCTTGGTAAACGTGGGAATGCAGCCTAAAATCGCCGAAGGTTTGGTCGAAATGTACGCCGGACTTTACAACGGTTTATTGGGCGAAGATTACATTAAAAACAGACCGGCAGAAATGGGAAAAACAAAACTAGCCAATTATGCCAAAGAATTTGCTGCTATTTATAAACAGAAATAA
- a CDS encoding helix-turn-helix domain-containing protein: MANHQPHRIKSISEFHEFRDLPKPEHPLVSVYNFVDLKHLNEEEPKSLMLDFYSIALKRHANATMRYGQQEYDFKEGVLLFIAPGQVFSIEGNAELQHTGWSLLIHPDFLWNTPLAKKIKQYEYFGYSVHEALHLSDKEEKMIIGIIKNIQQEYQSNIDKFSQDVIIAQIELLLTYAERFYNRQFITRKISNHQILARLENLLEDYFANESLSKKGLPTVHYIAETLNVTPNYLSGLLKSLTGQSTQQHIHDKLIEKAKEKLSTTNLSISEIAFELGFEHQQSFSKLFKTKTNVSPLEFRQSFN, encoded by the coding sequence ATGGCAAATCATCAACCACACCGCATAAAAAGTATTAGCGAATTTCATGAGTTTCGGGATTTGCCCAAGCCTGAACATCCGTTAGTGAGCGTTTATAATTTTGTGGATCTAAAACATCTAAACGAAGAAGAACCAAAAAGTTTAATGCTTGATTTTTATTCGATTGCATTAAAACGTCATGCTAATGCAACCATGCGTTACGGTCAGCAGGAGTACGATTTTAAAGAAGGTGTTTTGTTGTTTATTGCGCCAGGTCAGGTTTTTTCTATAGAAGGAAATGCCGAGTTACAACATACAGGATGGTCATTATTGATTCATCCTGATTTTTTATGGAATACGCCTTTGGCAAAAAAAATCAAGCAATACGAGTATTTTGGCTATTCGGTTCATGAAGCTTTGCATCTTTCTGACAAAGAAGAAAAAATGATTATTGGCATTATAAAAAATATTCAGCAGGAATATCAGTCGAATATTGATAAATTCAGCCAGGATGTTATTATTGCCCAAATCGAATTGCTGCTCACTTATGCAGAACGTTTTTATAACCGACAATTTATTACCCGAAAAATAAGCAATCATCAGATTCTGGCTCGTTTAGAAAACTTGCTTGAAGATTATTTTGCAAATGAATCTCTGTCTAAAAAGGGTTTGCCAACTGTACATTATATTGCCGAAACCCTAAATGTTACGCCCAATTATTTAAGCGGATTACTCAAATCGCTTACAGGCCAAAGCACGCAGCAACACATACACGATAAATTGATCGAAAAAGCCAAAGAAAAACTTTCGACAACCAACTTATCCATCAGCGAAATTGCTTTTGAACTGGGTTTCGAACATCAGCAATCTTTTAGCAAATTGTTTAAGACCAAAACAAATGTCTCTCCTTTAGAATTCAGACAATCTTTTAACTAA
- a CDS encoding ArsR family transcriptional regulator has translation MSNKSIIAKPAKMCYEHIGGKLGQLLVENFADKGWIAKNKPTDKNYYITDLGQEGFEKLGIDISQIKSEEL, from the coding sequence ATGAGCAACAAATCAATCATAGCGAAACCGGCAAAAATGTGTTACGAACATATTGGCGGAAAATTGGGGCAATTACTGGTAGAAAATTTTGCTGATAAAGGCTGGATTGCCAAAAACAAACCAACTGATAAAAACTATTATATTACTGATTTGGGACAAGAAGGATTTGAAAAATTAGGCATTGACATTTCACAAATCAAGTCTGAAGAGTTATAA
- a CDS encoding aspartate/glutamate racemase family protein: MKKVGLVGGTSWVSTIDYYKFINEGVNKKLGGLQFAECLIYSLNFGDIQEKTWPNAYELVLNACLSLQKSGVDAIVLCANTAHMHADKIEKEIDVPLIHIGTETAKAITQEKITTVGLLGTSFSMEMDFYKDRLKSFGLNVLIPESQKTRNYIQQVLKQELGKGIINPESKKNYIKIANELIERGAEGIILGCTEIPLLIDQSDFSVPVFDTTKIHSDAIVSFMLAST, encoded by the coding sequence ATGAAAAAAGTTGGACTCGTAGGCGGAACCAGTTGGGTTTCGACAATAGATTATTATAAATTCATAAACGAAGGTGTAAATAAAAAACTGGGCGGATTGCAATTTGCAGAATGTTTGATTTATTCTTTGAACTTTGGTGATATTCAGGAAAAAACCTGGCCAAACGCATACGAACTGGTATTGAATGCGTGCTTAAGTTTACAAAAAAGCGGTGTTGATGCTATTGTTTTGTGCGCCAATACAGCGCATATGCATGCAGACAAAATCGAAAAAGAAATTGACGTACCGTTAATTCATATTGGTACTGAAACAGCAAAAGCCATAACACAAGAAAAAATTACAACGGTTGGTCTTTTAGGAACTTCGTTTTCTATGGAAATGGATTTTTATAAAGACCGTCTGAAAAGTTTTGGATTAAATGTATTGATTCCCGAAAGTCAGAAAACTCGAAATTATATACAACAGGTTTTAAAACAAGAACTGGGTAAAGGAATTATAAATCCGGAATCGAAAAAAAACTATATCAAAATTGCCAACGAACTGATCGAGCGTGGCGCCGAAGGGATTATTTTGGGCTGTACCGAAATTCCTTTATTAATCGACCAATCTGATTTTTCTGTTCCTGTTTTCGATACAACAAAAATACATTCGGATGCTATTGTAAGCTTTATGCTTGCTTCAACTTAA
- a CDS encoding nuclear transport factor 2 family protein, producing the protein MTKKEIAQDFLKLAANGHSHEAFRLYVGDKFKHHNAYFKGDADTLMLAMEESTRTNPNKVFKIHHILEDGNLVAVHSHLKQTPVEPGFAVVHILKFKADKIVEFWDLGQPVPKEPINENGMF; encoded by the coding sequence ATGACTAAGAAAGAAATAGCCCAGGACTTTTTAAAACTCGCTGCAAACGGGCATTCTCACGAAGCATTTCGTTTGTATGTTGGTGATAAATTTAAACATCATAATGCTTATTTTAAAGGTGATGCCGATACATTGATGCTGGCAATGGAAGAATCTACAAGAACAAACCCGAATAAAGTTTTTAAAATTCATCATATTCTTGAAGATGGCAATCTCGTCGCCGTACATTCGCATTTAAAACAAACTCCTGTAGAACCCGGTTTTGCAGTTGTTCATATTCTTAAATTCAAAGCAGATAAAATTGTCGAATTCTGGGATTTAGGACAACCTGTACCAAAAGAACCTATTAACGAAAATGGAATGTTCTGA
- a CDS encoding serine hydrolase domain-containing protein, with product MTSNLRITFILSSILLFSNCNVFAQKKNNYAAQIDSLISVSNPIFNGVVLIAKNGKTVYNKVYGFTNFETRKYLKTDSQFEIMSNTRQITAVLILKEVEQGQIDLQAPIKKYLPQMNQTWAESVTVHQLLNHTHGIIDLTKPLLFKPGSDFKYGDLGYSLLGKIIESVTKKSYYEVANTFFKQLKMKNTLCFSAAPIKNLVSGYVNNNNAFKLVSRSMITIESTSSNGIVSTAGDLAIWNENLHKGKLLKPESYLLLFKYNITAQNSFFGTEKIGYGYGFRIVDKEPIKYIGHTGLGDGFSSINLYFPDSDVSLIILENQMNQNRDLFYANEVKIKNILLKSNLLNKK from the coding sequence ATGACTTCTAATCTTCGAATTACCTTTATATTATCCTCTATTCTTCTCTTCTCAAATTGTAATGTATTCGCTCAGAAAAAAAACAATTATGCCGCTCAAATTGATAGTTTGATAAGTGTCAGCAATCCAATATTTAATGGCGTTGTACTGATCGCCAAAAACGGAAAAACAGTTTACAATAAAGTATACGGTTTTACCAATTTTGAAACCAGAAAATATTTAAAAACAGACAGTCAATTCGAAATCATGTCGAATACAAGACAAATCACGGCTGTTTTAATCTTAAAAGAAGTAGAACAAGGCCAAATTGATTTACAGGCGCCTATAAAAAAATATTTACCTCAAATGAACCAAACCTGGGCAGAATCTGTAACGGTTCACCAACTTTTAAATCATACACATGGAATTATCGATTTGACAAAACCGCTGTTGTTTAAACCGGGAAGTGACTTTAAATATGGAGATTTAGGCTATAGTTTACTGGGAAAAATAATTGAATCTGTTACTAAAAAAAGCTATTACGAAGTAGCCAATACATTTTTTAAACAGCTAAAGATGAAAAATACACTTTGTTTTTCTGCAGCGCCAATTAAAAATTTAGTTTCAGGATATGTCAACAACAATAATGCTTTTAAGTTAGTTTCAAGATCGATGATTACTATCGAAAGTACTTCTTCTAACGGAATTGTTTCAACGGCAGGTGATTTAGCAATCTGGAATGAAAATCTGCATAAAGGAAAACTACTGAAACCAGAAAGTTATCTATTACTGTTTAAGTACAATATAACGGCTCAGAATAGTTTCTTCGGCACAGAAAAAATAGGTTACGGATACGGTTTTAGAATTGTCGATAAGGAACCTATAAAATATATTGGCCACACAGGTTTAGGTGATGGTTTTTCTTCGATAAATTTATATTTTCCTGACAGTGATGTAAGTTTAATTATTCTAGAAAACCAAATGAATCAAAATCGTGATTTGTTTTATGCTAATGAAGTAAAAATCAAAAATATTCTGCTGAAAAGCAATTTGCTAAACAAAAAATAA
- a CDS encoding DUF1801 domain-containing protein yields the protein MAKNKTTETNESTTDFINTFVEDETKRNDAFELIKIMQEVTHFEPKMWGPSIIGFGSYHYKYASGHEGDAPLVGFSPRKAAISLYINVPTENRDELLSKLGKHKASKGCIYVKKIADINIEVLKNMISLSLQQ from the coding sequence ATGGCAAAGAATAAAACTACCGAAACCAATGAAAGTACTACTGATTTTATAAATACTTTTGTTGAAGATGAAACCAAAAGAAATGACGCTTTTGAACTCATCAAAATAATGCAGGAAGTAACCCATTTTGAGCCAAAAATGTGGGGACCAAGTATTATTGGTTTTGGAAGTTATCATTATAAATATGCCAGCGGTCACGAAGGCGATGCACCTCTTGTGGGGTTTTCTCCACGAAAAGCAGCCATTTCACTTTATATCAATGTTCCGACAGAAAATAGAGACGAATTACTTTCTAAACTTGGCAAACACAAAGCTTCTAAAGGTTGCATTTATGTAAAAAAAATAGCCGATATCAATATTGAAGTGCTAAAAAATATGATTTCACTTTCGTTACAACAATAA
- a CDS encoding MBL fold metallo-hydrolase: MTLTLIILLFAILILVSQHPRYGKKPSGERLALIQKSPNYKNGKFENQSFTPELAEGYSFSKVFFDFLFKKVDRKTPTDIIPSVKTNLHELPVDQDVLVWFGHSSYYIQLEGKRFLIDPVFSGNASPIYGTTKAFKGTDIYSANDIPEIDYLLITHDHYDHLDYATIKQLQPKIKKIVCALGVGSHLEFWKFPKEIIIEKDWNEKIELDQNLTLYTTPSRHFSGRSIDRCNTLWTSFVLEANNFKMYLGGDSGYDTHYAEIGNKFGPFDIALLDNGQYNPAWKYIHNLPEDVIKAMKEIKAKRVFPVHNSKFPLSLHSWDEPLIKVTELNAASENPIPLITPKIGEVVELRNENQEFQQWWKGVR, from the coding sequence ATGACTCTTACACTAATAATTTTATTGTTCGCCATTCTTATTTTGGTTTCACAACATCCCAGATATGGTAAAAAGCCATCAGGGGAAAGATTGGCCTTAATACAAAAATCACCCAACTATAAAAACGGAAAATTCGAAAACCAAAGTTTTACTCCCGAACTTGCCGAAGGTTATAGTTTCTCTAAAGTTTTCTTTGATTTTTTATTTAAGAAAGTAGATCGCAAAACTCCAACAGATATTATTCCGTCTGTAAAAACAAATCTACACGAACTTCCTGTCGATCAGGATGTTTTGGTTTGGTTTGGGCATTCCTCCTATTATATTCAACTTGAAGGAAAACGTTTTTTGATTGATCCTGTTTTTAGCGGCAACGCCTCTCCTATTTACGGCACCACAAAAGCATTCAAAGGAACTGATATTTATAGCGCTAATGATATTCCGGAAATTGATTATTTATTGATTACGCACGATCATTACGACCATCTTGATTATGCAACTATCAAGCAACTGCAACCCAAAATAAAAAAAATAGTTTGCGCTCTTGGTGTTGGTTCACATCTTGAATTTTGGAAATTTCCTAAAGAAATTATCATCGAAAAAGACTGGAATGAAAAAATAGAATTAGATCAGAATCTGACGCTTTATACCACTCCATCCCGACATTTTTCGGGCAGAAGCATTGATCGATGTAATACACTTTGGACATCGTTTGTACTAGAAGCCAACAATTTTAAAATGTATCTGGGCGGCGACAGCGGTTACGATACACATTATGCTGAAATTGGCAACAAATTTGGCCCTTTTGATATCGCACTTCTCGATAACGGACAATATAATCCTGCCTGGAAATACATTCACAATCTACCTGAAGATGTCATAAAAGCCATGAAAGAGATAAAAGCGAAAAGAGTATTTCCGGTTCATAATTCAAAATTTCCTTTGTCTCTCCATTCCTGGGATGAGCCTTTGATAAAAGTAACAGAATTGAATGCAGCTTCAGAAAATCCTATTCCATTAATTACTCCAAAAATCGGAGAAGTAGTAGAACTCAGAAACGAAAATCAAGAATTTCAACAATGGTGGAAAGGGGTTAGATGA
- a CDS encoding lactonase family protein — MNQKIYLLAISFLITLNSFSQNTYVFLGSYNRDLTAESIQVYQLDTVKGKLNKITSAKNIINPSYLTLSPNGKYLYACTDTKTPNAGSVSSFEFNPANKSLTFLNKQSSGGENPVYLSVHKSGKWLANANYNEGSVSVHPILENGKIDSIAQNFQYSDGSVNKERQTKSHVHSAVFSPQSDYLFLPDLGADKIRCYRFDATLKQPLIETKIPFTKTDLEAGPRHFTFHPNEKFGYCIEEMGGAISVYQYQDGTLKQIQRINTHPDTIISGFESSDIHISPDGKFLYATNRGKENNIAIFSIDENGLLKNIGYQSTLGNHPRVFALDESGKFLVATNVNSGNVVVFKRNQKTGLLKKVENKVKMENVSCVQIKRI, encoded by the coding sequence ATGAACCAAAAAATATACCTTTTAGCAATTTCTTTTCTCATTACCCTAAATAGCTTCTCCCAAAATACTTATGTCTTTTTAGGAAGTTATAACCGGGATCTTACCGCAGAATCTATTCAGGTGTATCAATTAGATACCGTAAAAGGAAAATTGAACAAAATAACATCTGCGAAAAATATCATCAATCCATCGTATTTGACTTTATCTCCAAACGGAAAATATCTTTATGCCTGTACTGATACCAAAACACCAAATGCCGGAAGCGTGAGCAGTTTTGAATTTAATCCTGCGAACAAATCCCTTACATTTTTGAACAAACAATCCAGCGGTGGCGAAAATCCGGTTTATCTCTCGGTTCATAAAAGCGGAAAATGGCTGGCAAACGCCAATTACAACGAAGGAAGTGTTTCGGTTCACCCGATATTAGAAAATGGAAAAATAGATTCGATTGCACAAAATTTTCAATATTCAGATGGAAGTGTCAATAAAGAAAGACAAACCAAATCTCACGTTCATTCGGCTGTATTTTCGCCTCAAAGTGATTATTTATTCCTGCCCGATTTAGGTGCCGATAAAATTCGTTGTTACCGTTTTGATGCAACTCTAAAACAACCATTAATAGAAACAAAAATTCCGTTTACCAAAACAGATTTAGAAGCCGGACCAAGACATTTTACTTTTCATCCCAATGAAAAATTTGGTTATTGTATCGAAGAAATGGGAGGCGCAATAAGTGTTTATCAATATCAGGATGGAACTTTAAAACAAATTCAGCGCATCAATACGCATCCGGATACGATAATATCTGGTTTTGAAAGCTCAGACATTCATATTTCGCCTGACGGAAAATTTCTATACGCTACAAACCGAGGAAAAGAAAACAATATTGCCATTTTTTCTATTGATGAAAATGGTCTTTTGAAAAACATTGGTTATCAATCGACTCTAGGAAATCATCCGAGAGTTTTTGCCCTTGATGAAAGCGGAAAATTTTTGGTTGCTACCAATGTCAATTCGGGAAACGTAGTAGTTTTTAAAAGAAATCAAAAAACCGGATTGCTTAAAAAAGTAGAAAATAAAGTTAAAATGGAGAATGTTTCCTGTGTTCAGATTAAGAGAATATAA
- a CDS encoding GNAT family N-acetyltransferase: MTKSAFNLQPEILEDDITKLVPLQESDFDALYQVASDPLIWEQHPIKDRYKIEIFRPFFDAAINSKSSFLILDKQTNEIVGNTRYYDYNPEKSSIAIGFTFIGRKFWGGLYNKSNKKLLIDYAFQHVDSVLFHIGTDNIRSQKAVSKLGAINIGEVNSIGNIPVNLPHFEYELKVENYKL; the protein is encoded by the coding sequence ATGACAAAATCAGCATTCAATTTACAACCTGAAATTTTAGAAGACGATATTACAAAATTAGTTCCGCTACAGGAAAGTGATTTTGACGCACTTTATCAAGTAGCCTCAGATCCATTAATTTGGGAACAACATCCAATCAAAGACCGATATAAAATAGAAATCTTCAGACCCTTTTTTGATGCGGCAATCAACTCAAAAAGTTCTTTTTTGATTTTGGATAAACAAACAAATGAAATTGTAGGCAATACGCGTTACTACGATTACAATCCGGAGAAATCCAGCATTGCCATTGGTTTTACTTTTATTGGTCGAAAATTTTGGGGCGGACTATATAATAAATCAAATAAAAAACTATTAATAGATTATGCTTTTCAACATGTAGATTCGGTACTATTTCATATTGGTACAGATAATATACGTTCACAAAAAGCAGTCTCGAAATTAGGAGCTATAAATATTGGCGAAGTAAATAGTATAGGTAATATTCCAGTCAATTTACCTCATTTTGAATATGAGTTGAAGGTTGAAAATTATAAATTGTGA